In a single window of the Zonotrichia leucophrys gambelii isolate GWCS_2022_RI chromosome 2, RI_Zleu_2.0, whole genome shotgun sequence genome:
- the SKIDA1 gene encoding SKI/DACH domain-containing protein 1, with product MGDLKSGFEEVDGVRLGYLIIKGKQMFALSQVFTDLLKNIPRTTVHKRMDHLKVKKHHCDLEELRKLKAINSIAFHAAKCTLISREDVEALYTSCKTERVLKTKRRKLSRALSATDLRPELAPPDPFSGFWKENKLWLGLSDSPRPLLPVRRKALRPGDTALLPAAHLPHIFSKYTGHSYPEIARAPCKSPVNYETAPAVGGCVPLRSRRPLAAAARPRLPAAGPPPLPARCRRRRHGAAAAAVTLGPPGGARRPLALPRPCRPRGAPRLPLPLPRGFGPPAFPESGSSDSESSCCSGRAAHDSDCGSSLSSSSEGSSEEEDEEEEEDEEGSGASDSSEGSSEEEEEEEEEEEEEEEEDSTSDSDSSSVSSQVSVQSIRFRRTSFCSPPGVVHANFLYHLAAAAASRPPAPAEPGGLPALRGAPGGVKPELPEEWGCPGWAPAAPALRCSGGLGSCFAEIRDDRVSELTFPHSEFSNNAKSTDLTINCVAKGASSPSPKTNNAFPQQRILREARKCLQATTTHRADNNTIAARFLNNDSSSAAANSEKDSKIPHCIEFATDLPSLQTDPAEDAASPGAAAAAELQCTDTGNKALPFLHSIKIKIEDSSANDAYEPDLTTHKLKCECNDTKDEFYGVTESNNQDALLTAKEDSACTEKETTSLNPLTQSQVLSCTLGTPKPEDGEYKFGARVRKNYRTLVLGKRPVLQTPPVKPNLKSARSPRPTGKIETHEGTLDDFTVNNRRKRVASNVASAVKRPFNFMANFPCPPSLIIGNDGDLLPAYSLNTTKDSQPPHKAHPVWKWQLGGSAIPLPPSHKFRKFN from the coding sequence ATGGGAGACCTGAAGTCGGGTTTTGAAGAGGTGGATGGCGTGAGGCTCGGCTACCTCATCATTAAAGGAAAGCAAATGTTTGCACTCTCCCAGGTTTTTACAGACCTGCTCAAAAACATCCCGCGAACTACCGTGCACAAGCGAATGGAtcatttaaaagtaaaaaaacatCACTGCGACTTGGAGGAGTTGAGGAAACTCAAAGCCATCAACTCCATCGCTTTCCACGCCGCCAAATGCACCCTGATCTCCAGAGAGGACGTGGAAGCCCTATACACATCCTGCAAAACCGAACGGGTTCTTAAAACGAAACGAAGGAAACTAAGCCGGGCGCTGTCTGCCACCGATCTCCGGCCTGAGCTCGCTCCCCCCGACCCCTTCTCGGGCTTCTGGAAGGAGAACAAACTTTGGCTGGGTCTGAGCGACTCTCCTCGGCCGCTGCTGCCCGTCCGGAGGAAAGCTCTGCGCCCGGGGGACACAGCCTTGCTACCGGCCGCTCATCTACCTCACATTTTTAGTAAATACACTGGCCACAGCTACCCAGAAATCGCTCGGGCGCCTTGCAAATCCCCCGTAAACTATGAAACGGCGCCGGCGGTGGGCGGCTGCGTGCCCCTGCGCTCCCGTCGCCCGCTCGCCGCCGCGGCGCGGCCCCGGCTCCCGGCCGCCGGTCCCCCGCCCCTGCCcgcccgctgccgccgccgccgccacggggcggccgccgccgccgtcaCGCTGGGCCCCCCCGGCGGCGCCCGCcggcccctggccctgccccggCCCTGCCGGCCCCGTGGCGCCCCGcggctgccgctgccgctgccccgCGGCTTCGGGCCGCCCGCCTTCCCCGAGAGCGGCAGCAGCGACTCGGAGTCCAGCTGCTGCTCGGGCCGCGCCGCCCACGACTCGGACTGCggctccagcctctccagctCCAGCGAGGGCAGctcggaggaggaggacgaggaggaggaggaggacgaggagggCAGCGGCGCCTCGGACTCTAGCGAGGGCAGCtcggaggaagaggaggaggaggaagaggaggaggaagaggaggaggaggaggacagcaCCTCGGACTCCGACTCCAGCTCGGTCTCCAGCCAGGTTTCGGTGCAGAGCATCCGCTTCAGGCGCACCAGCTTTTGCAGCCCGCCCGGCGTGGTCCACGCCAACTTCTTGTACCATCTGGCGGCCGCCGCTGCCTCccggcccccggccccggcggagCCCGGCGGGCTGCCCGCCCTCCGCGGCGCTCCCGGCGGAGTCAAGCCGGAGCTGCCGGAGGAGTGGGGCTGCCCCGGCTGGGCTCCCGCCGCCCCGGCGCTGCGCTGCTCCGGCGGCCTGGGGAGCTGCTTCGCGGAGATAAGAGATGATAGGGTATCCGAACTCACATTCCCACACTCTGAATTTTCCAATAATGCCAAGAGTACTGACCTAACAATTAACTGTGTTGCAAAGGGGGCCTCTTCACCTAGCCCAAAGACAAACAATGCATTTCCACAACAAAGAATACTCAGAGAGGCAAGGAAATGCCTTCAAGCAACTACTACACACCGTGCAGATAACAATACAATAGCTGCTAGGTTCTTAAATAATGATTCTTCATCAGCGGCAGCAAATTCAGAGAAAGATTCCAAAATCCCTCATTGTATTGAATTTGCCACGGATTTGCCCTCTTTACAAACTGATCCTGCGGAGGATGCTGCTtctccaggggcagcagcagcagctgagctccagtGCACTGATACAGGCAATAAGGCATTGCCATTCCTGCACagcattaaaatcaaaatagagGACAGCAGTGCGAACGACGCGTATGAGCCTGATCTTACAACACATAAGCTAAAGTGTGAGTGCAATGATACTAAGGATGAGTTTTACGGTGTGACTGAGAGTAATAACCAGGACGCTTTATTAACAGCCAAGGAAGATTCTGCATGCACTGAGAAAGAAACCACTTCCTTAAACCCACTGACTCAGAGTCAGGTCCTCTCATGCACTTTAGGTACTCCAAAACCTGAGGATGGGGAGTATAAATTTGGAGCAAGGGTGAGAAAAAATTACAGGACACTGGTTTTGGGAAAGCGACCTGTACTGCAGACTCCTCCAGTCAAACCAAATTTGAAATCAGCTCGAAGCCCACGTCCTACAGGTAAAATTGAGACACATGAAGGAACACTGGATGATTTTACAGTTAACAATAGACGCAAAAGGGTAGCCAGCAATGTAGCATCAGCAGTGAAAAGGCCATTTAATTTCATGGCAAATTTTCCCTGTCCACCATCACTAATTATTGGCAATGATGGGGATTTGTTGCCAGCTTATTCCTTAAACACCACTAAGGATTCCCAACCACCTCACAAGGCCCATCCTGTATGGAAATGGCAGCTGGGCGGTTCTGCAATACCTCTTCCACCTAGCCACAAATTCAggaaatttaattaa